The following are from one region of the Rattus rattus isolate New Zealand chromosome 13, Rrattus_CSIRO_v1, whole genome shotgun sequence genome:
- the Cenpu gene encoding centromere protein U, whose amino-acid sequence MAARRSLRYSGDPSAKRSRNTLRSTNSRKQKAGQKSKRKDVFDFPNTSDVSSMLRELEEEEEPYETFDPPLHSTAIYTDDELYRHCVSSTSPATHRGKESRNLNPSENEASGNDSIKLSAKKPRRKLEPISDESDSSEDNGRRSVSIERPRARKPPAAPAAASSSSPSERPAEQVTPRKTSVPQPSAVEETPAAQSQLKTQKKVRPSPGRRKRPRRGSTHSDASESMHILCLEGKRQSDVMELDVVLSAFEKTFLDYKQRVESESCNQAISKFYFKIKGELIRMLKEVQMLKALKRKNTKIISNMEKKRQRLIDVQDELIRLEPQLKQLQTKHDDLKKRKSALKNSKHFLSNLKQLYQDYSSVREEEPKEKEKYDSSSLPALLFKARSILGAEKHLKTINYHLGKLLKQD is encoded by the exons ATGGCGGCTCGGAGAAGTTTGAGATACTCAGGGGACCCCAG TGCAAAACGTTCAAGGAACACATTGAGAAGCACAAATTCCAGGAAACAG AAAGCTGGTCAGAAGTCCAAGCGCAAGGATGTGTTCGACTTTCCTAATACATCCGATGTCTCAAGCATGCTGAGAGAACTCGAGGAAGAAGAGGAACCTTACGAAACCTTCG ACCCCCCTCTGCACAGCACTGCTATCTACACAGATGATGAGCTCTACAGGCACTGTGtgtcctccacctccccagccaccCACAGAGGAAAGGAGAGCAGGAA CTTGAACCCTTCTGAAAATGAAGCAAGTGGAAATGATTCGATAAAGCTCAGTGCAAAAAAG CCAAGGAGAAAGCTGGAGCCCATCAGCGATGAGTCGGACAGCTCTGAAGACAACGGAAGGAGATCGGTGTCTATAGAACGACCAAGGGCACGCAAGCCCCCGGCTGCTCCTGCAGCAGCGTCCTCGTCGTCACCGTCTGAGAGGCCAGCAGAGCAGGTCACTCCTCGGAAGACGAGCGTCCCTCAGCCCTCTGCTGTGGAGGAGACTCCAGCAGCACAGAGTCAGCTG aaAACTCAGAAGAAAGTCAGGCCATCTCCtggcaggaggaagagaccaaGGCGTGGATCCACACACTCAG ATGCTTCTGAAAGCATGCATATTTTGTGtctggaaggaaagagacagagtgaCGTCATGGAGTTGGAtgttgttttgtctgcatttgaGAAAACCTTCCTGGACTATAA GCAAAGAGTTGAATCTGAAAGTTGTAATCAAGCCATcagcaaattttattttaaaattaaaggagAACTCATCAGAATG CTTAAAGAAGTCCAGATGCTAAAAGCCCTGAAAAGGAAGAACACCAAG ATAATCTCcaacatggaaaagaaaagacagcGTTTAATTGACGTCCAGGATGAACTGATTCG ATTAGAACCACAACTGAAACAACTACAAACAAAACATGACGACCTTAAGAAGAGAAAGTCAGCACTTAAGAATTCCAAGCATTTCTTATCTAATTTAAAACAGCTGTATCAAGATTATTCCAGTGTTCGAGAggaagaaccaaaggaaaaggaaaag TATGATTCATCTAGCCTTCCCGCTCTGTTATTTAAAGCAAGAAGCATTCTGGGAGCTGAAAAACACCTGAAAACCATCAATTATCATCTggggaagctccttaagcaggacTGA